The Legionella adelaidensis genomic interval CATATTTGTAATGAGAATAATGGTAATTATTAAAAGTAAGGACCAAGCCAGGAAACCGTAAAAAAATCCCCAGGTTTTAGATTGCCCCATATCAGGGGTTAATCGTCCAGCAAACCATCCGGTAGTAAACATAGCAATAATAGCTACAAAACAAAAACTTAGGAATCCTAAAAAGGAGAAGCTTAGATTTCCTTGATCCGTAACAATGAAGCTTGAAAAACTTAGGCCTAAAGCAAGTAAATTAAACAGAAAGTTTATCCCTACTCCCAAGATTGCGGCTGAGAAAAGAGCAGTCCATTTTACGATATCTTTCTCCACATTTATTTCCTTTTAAAGTGCATTGTGAATGGCGGTTGCGGCAATAGCCGCTTGACCCTGGGCGACACTTAATTGATTAAGATCCGAAACGATATCTCCTGCTGCATACAATCCTTTGATAGAGGTTTCCTGATGCTTATCTACAATCAAAGCACCTTTTTGTGTTTTTGCCCCTAAATGCAAAGCGAGTTCGTTATTATTTTTTGTTCCTAGCGCTGAGTAAATTGTGTCAAACTTTAAAGGCTCAATAAAATCTTTTAAATAGATGGTACCTATATCATTTTTTTTAAGAACAATTTTTTTCAGTGAATTTTCTAATAGAACTATGTTATTAGAATGTAATTTATCTTTGTTATCTCTGGTTAAATGTAATTTTTTTCCTAGAGTTAGCAGGCTCACTTGTGCACTGAAATGACGTATGAATAAAGCCGTTTGAAATCCTTTTTCATCTTGTGCGAGCACGGCAATTCTCTTATTACGCACCTCATAAATATCACAAATTGGACAATGCCTTAATAACCCTCTTTCAATGGCATTGGGGATGTTCGGCAAATCCGGTTCTATATCAACAATGCCTGTGGCTACGAGAACGGTTTTGGCATATAGCTTTTGACTAGGAGTTTGGATAATAAATACATTTTCTTTTTCTAATGCAATGACCTGTTCCTTATAAATTTCAATAGCATATTGTGATACTTGTTCTTTCAGCTTCTTTAAAATGTTTTTACCTGAAATACCATTTTTATACCCAGGGTAGTTAAAACTTCGAGGAATTAGATTTGCTCTGCTTTTACCTGTATCAAAAATAGCAAAATTTCGACAGAATCGGGCAAGATAAATCGCGGCAGTTAAACCCGCAGGACCTCCGCCTATAATTACGCAGTCCAATAGCTCCATAAATATCCTTTTAATGGCCCCATCTACAGGTTAGCATAAATTATTGATGAGTTGTAAAACCACCTTCTAATAAAGACAGGACTTACGCAAAACGTCGATCTCTTCGTTAAAAAATGATTTTAATTCGGTCATTTAGTTAATCTAAACTCCCTCATTAAAATCACTTTTTGCTTGACCTCGACGTTTTGCGTAAGTCCTGAAAGAGTCTATAATTTTAATAGATTATCGCGTTAAATTAAGGAGAATTTTCTTATGACGACTTATACGTACAAGGGGTTTGAAGTCGTTTATGAAATTGAACAAGTTAATCATGAAGGCACGTTATTTAAAGCGGATGCGCATGTTATCCCGAAGGACGACTGTAATAATCTTGAAGTGTCGACTCGTTTTCATACTGAATATCCTACGAAAAACGGTGTACAAAAAGAGATAAAAAAACTGGTTGAAAACTATATTGATTTTGAATGGAAAAAATTAAATGAAATGAAACAAGCAGAAAATCAAATTTAATTAATTAACAATTGCTCTCCATTTTGTAAAACAATACTTCGTTTAGACAGTATAGGTTGTCGTTCACCCGGTAAAATAATACCTACTAAATTTAAGGGATCAATTGCCGAAATAGTTACTAAATTACCATCCTCTTTTTCTTTTTTAATTGCACGCAGTGAATCAACAGCTATCGGCAAGGCAAATTGTTCACCCAAGAATCCACTGATAAATCTCCCTCCTCTAATTTCACCCCGTTCTTCTAAACGACGGTAAGTTAGAGCTAACTCGCGCCAAGTAATATTTATTTTTTCGCGCGTCAATAATTCACGAAACATGACGCCATACCTTTTTAGTAATAACCAACCAATCGATTCTAATTGTTCCTCTTTACTTTTTCTGTTAACTTTTTTCAGCAGAGTCCATCGGCCGGATGCCACACGTGGTGTAGCTAGATATCGGGGTCTTTTACCCAAACGACGTTTAGGATCTATTAAAGCACGTAAATTATCGAATCCATCAGCTGTAATTAAACCTGCTGAGACTAGTTCCCATAAACCCATCTCTATTTCTGATTTTAAATGCCCTATCCCTTCAACTATATCCATAAAAAATGATGCCCCATTTTCTTTTAAAAAAGAGAAAATTTCTCTACCGATTGAGCTAACTTTCTGTAACTCATCCTCTTTAATAGGGTGAGTAGTCGACAACCAATCGGACTCCCCGCGCACGAAAAAAGTAATAGGCGTAATACTTGTGGGTTGTATCCGACGATAAGACGGTTGAGTATTGGGATCCATTTCTATGGTGGTAAGGGCAGGATGGGTACGTAAACGCCTCCAACCCACAAGTCCATTTAAACATAGGTTATCAAGCCACTCTTTCTGATAACCATGGATACGTTTGGAGAATACTTCCCTCTCCCAGGCATTCGCAGAAATTTCGAAACCTTGTAATTGCCTTATTATTTCTAATAACCCATTTTCTCCACGTAGTTGAGTTCCGGGAGCGAGATGTTGCCAATTTAATAACCAACGCATAAATTGAGCTGCAGTAACTGGTTCAATTTCTTTGCGTAAAGAAGCCAAGGTCAAGCGGTGAATACGAGCTAAGATGCGACGTTCGCACCATTCTTCTTCATTACTATTTTTAAAATTACCACGAAGGATGGTGCCGGAATTTTCCAAAGTATGAAGGGCCTGAATTACTTCATTGTAATCAAGGTGAAGAAATGCGGCTAGTTCATGCGCAGATAGAGGGCCTAAATAATGCATCCAACCTTGGATAGCATTTACAATGGCTTC includes:
- a CDS encoding NAD(P)/FAD-dependent oxidoreductase — encoded protein: MELLDCVIIGGGPAGLTAAIYLARFCRNFAIFDTGKSRANLIPRSFNYPGYKNGISGKNILKKLKEQVSQYAIEIYKEQVIALEKENVFIIQTPSQKLYAKTVLVATGIVDIEPDLPNIPNAIERGLLRHCPICDIYEVRNKRIAVLAQDEKGFQTALFIRHFSAQVSLLTLGKKLHLTRDNKDKLHSNNIVLLENSLKKIVLKKNDIGTIYLKDFIEPLKFDTIYSALGTKNNNELALHLGAKTQKGALIVDKHQETSIKGLYAAGDIVSDLNQLSVAQGQAAIAATAIHNAL